From the Burkholderia ubonensis genome, one window contains:
- the def gene encoding peptide deformylase, with translation MALLNIIHYPDKRLHKVAKPVDKVDDRIRKLVADMAETMYAAPGIGLAATQVDVHERVIVIDISEDKSELRAFINPELVWSSDAKQVYEEGCLSVPGVYDEVERPDRVRVRALDEKGETFELDCEGLLAVCIQHEMDHLMGRVFVEYLSPLKQSRIKSKMKKLERAM, from the coding sequence ATGGCTTTGCTGAACATCATTCATTACCCCGACAAGCGGCTGCACAAGGTCGCCAAGCCCGTCGACAAGGTCGACGACCGGATCCGCAAGCTCGTCGCCGACATGGCCGAAACCATGTACGCCGCGCCGGGCATCGGCCTTGCCGCGACGCAGGTCGACGTGCACGAGCGCGTGATCGTGATCGACATCTCGGAAGACAAGAGCGAGCTGCGTGCATTCATCAACCCCGAGCTCGTGTGGTCGAGCGACGCGAAGCAGGTCTACGAGGAGGGCTGCCTGTCGGTGCCGGGCGTCTACGACGAAGTCGAGCGTCCGGATCGCGTGCGCGTGCGCGCGCTCGACGAAAAGGGCGAGACGTTCGAGCTCGACTGCGAGGGCCTGCTGGCCGTGTGCATCCAGCACGAGATGGATCACCTGATGGGCCGCGTGTTCGTCGAATACCTGTCGCCGCTCAAGCAAAGCCGCATCAAGTCGAAGATGAAGAAACTCGAACGCGCGATGTGA
- the fmt gene encoding methionyl-tRNA formyltransferase, translated as MTHSLRVIFAGTPEFAAAALAAIHEAGFPVPLVLTQPDRPAGRGMKLQASAVKRYAVEHGMPVAQPPSLRRGGKYPAEAADAIELLRATPHDVMVVAAYGLLLPQEVLDIPRHGCINIHASLLPRWRGAAPIHRAIEAGDAQTGVTLMQMDAGLDTGAMLHDARVAIAPDDTTATLHDRLAAEGARLIVDALAQLERTGSLPATPQPADGVTYAEKIGKHEAALDWREPADVLARRVRAFDPFPGGVATLDGAALKLWAAAPVDARGDAAPGTIVDAGPDGVIVACGSGALRVTQLQKPGGKRLPAREFLAGAPLAAGQRFTLPDAS; from the coding sequence ATGACACATTCGTTGCGCGTCATTTTCGCCGGCACGCCGGAATTCGCCGCGGCCGCACTCGCCGCGATCCACGAGGCCGGTTTTCCGGTGCCGCTCGTCCTCACGCAGCCTGACCGCCCCGCCGGGCGCGGGATGAAGCTGCAGGCGAGCGCCGTGAAGCGCTATGCCGTCGAGCACGGCATGCCCGTCGCGCAGCCGCCGTCGCTGCGCCGCGGGGGCAAGTACCCGGCCGAGGCGGCCGACGCGATCGAGCTGCTGCGCGCAACTCCGCACGACGTGATGGTGGTTGCCGCATACGGCCTGCTGCTGCCGCAGGAGGTGCTCGACATCCCGCGCCATGGCTGCATCAACATCCATGCGTCGCTGCTGCCGCGCTGGCGCGGCGCCGCGCCGATCCATCGCGCGATCGAGGCGGGCGACGCTCAGACGGGCGTCACGCTGATGCAGATGGACGCCGGGCTGGATACCGGCGCGATGCTGCACGACGCGCGCGTCGCGATCGCGCCCGACGACACGACCGCGACGCTGCACGACCGGCTCGCAGCGGAAGGCGCGCGCCTCATCGTCGACGCGCTGGCGCAGCTCGAGCGCACCGGCAGCCTGCCGGCCACGCCGCAGCCGGCCGACGGCGTGACGTACGCTGAGAAGATCGGCAAGCACGAGGCCGCGCTCGACTGGCGCGAGCCCGCGGACGTGCTGGCGCGCCGGGTGCGCGCGTTCGATCCGTTCCCGGGCGGCGTCGCGACGCTCGACGGCGCGGCGCTCAAGCTGTGGGCGGCGGCGCCCGTGGACGCGCGCGGCGACGCGGCGCCGGGGACGATCGTCGACGCGGGCCCGGACGGCGTGATCGTGGCGTGCGGCAGCGGCGCACTGCGCGTCACGCAGCTGCAGAAACCGGGCGGCAAGCGGCTGCCGGCGCGCGAATTCCTGGCCGGCGCGCCGCTGGCCGCGGGCCAGCGGTTCACGCTTCCCGACGCATCCTGA
- a CDS encoding LysE family translocator, whose translation MLGITHFGFFLLAVFLLNVTPGPDTAYIIGRSVAQGRGAGLMSTLGISAGCCVHALACAFGLTALLAASATAFTVIKLVGAAYLIYLGVRMILAKPAAGTDTARAAPAAAAKPLRQLFMQGFWTNVLNPKVVLFFVSFFPQFVSADSAHKALAFLTLGVVFVVMSTIWNSMLAWVAGSVTRRFSGKPGVKKWLDRTVGSAFVGLGLRLAASQR comes from the coding sequence ATGCTTGGCATCACCCATTTCGGCTTCTTTCTCCTGGCGGTGTTCCTGCTGAACGTCACGCCCGGTCCCGACACCGCGTACATCATCGGCCGCAGCGTCGCGCAAGGCCGCGGCGCCGGGCTGATGTCCACGCTCGGCATCTCCGCCGGCTGCTGCGTGCACGCGCTCGCCTGCGCGTTCGGCCTGACTGCGCTGCTGGCTGCGTCGGCCACGGCGTTCACGGTGATCAAGCTGGTGGGCGCGGCCTACCTGATCTATCTGGGCGTGCGGATGATCCTCGCGAAGCCGGCGGCCGGGACCGACACGGCGCGGGCTGCGCCGGCCGCGGCCGCCAAACCGTTGCGCCAGCTGTTCATGCAGGGCTTCTGGACGAACGTGCTGAACCCCAAGGTCGTGCTGTTCTTCGTGTCGTTCTTCCCGCAGTTCGTGTCGGCCGACAGCGCGCACAAGGCGTTGGCGTTCCTGACCCTCGGCGTGGTGTTCGTCGTGATGAGCACGATCTGGAACAGCATGCTCGCGTGGGTCGCGGGCAGCGTGACGCGCCGTTTTTCCGGCAAGCCGGGCGTGAAGAAGTGGCTCGACCGCACCGTCGGCAGCGCGTTCGTCGGGCTCGGCCTCAGGCTCGCGGCTTCGCAACGCTGA
- the htpX gene encoding zinc metalloprotease HtpX — MFNWVKTAMLMAAITALFIVIGGMIGGSRGMTIALLFALGMNFFSYWFSDKMVLRMYNAQEVDESTAPQFYRMVRELATRANLPMPRVYLINEDAPNAFATGRNPEHAAVAATTGILRVLSEREMRGVMAHELAHVKHRDILISTITATMAGAISALANFAMFFGGRDENGRPANPIAGIAVALLAPIAGALIQMAISRAREFEADRGGAQISGDPQALATALDKIHRYAAGIPFPAAEEHPATAQMMIMNPLHGGGLQNLFSTHPATEERIARLMEMARTGRFD; from the coding sequence ATGTTCAATTGGGTCAAAACCGCGATGCTGATGGCCGCGATCACGGCCCTGTTCATCGTGATCGGCGGGATGATCGGCGGCTCGCGCGGCATGACGATCGCGCTGCTGTTCGCGCTCGGCATGAACTTCTTCTCGTACTGGTTCTCCGACAAGATGGTGCTGCGCATGTACAACGCGCAGGAAGTCGACGAGAGCACGGCGCCGCAGTTCTACCGGATGGTGCGCGAACTGGCGACGCGCGCGAATCTGCCGATGCCGCGCGTGTACCTGATCAACGAAGACGCGCCGAACGCGTTCGCGACGGGCCGCAACCCCGAGCACGCAGCCGTCGCGGCGACGACGGGCATCCTGCGCGTGCTGTCGGAGCGCGAGATGCGCGGCGTGATGGCGCACGAGCTCGCGCACGTGAAGCACCGCGACATCCTGATCTCGACGATCACCGCGACGATGGCGGGCGCGATCTCGGCGCTCGCGAATTTTGCGATGTTCTTCGGCGGGCGTGACGAGAACGGCCGTCCGGCCAATCCGATCGCGGGCATTGCGGTCGCGCTGCTCGCGCCGATCGCCGGCGCGCTGATCCAGATGGCGATCTCGCGGGCGCGCGAGTTCGAGGCGGACCGCGGCGGCGCGCAGATTTCCGGCGATCCGCAGGCGCTCGCGACGGCGCTCGACAAGATCCATCGCTACGCGGCGGGCATCCCGTTCCCGGCGGCCGAGGAGCATCCGGCCACCGCGCAGATGATGATCATGAACCCGCTGCACGGCGGCGGCCTGCAGAACCTGTTCTCGACGCACCCGGCCACCGAGGAGCGCATCGCGCGCCTGATGGAAATGGCGCGTACCGGCCGCTTCGATTAG